The nucleotide sequence GCCGCCTGCCGGGCACGGCCGCCGATCTCCGCCGTCACCCCGAGCGGGCCGACCCGCAGATAGGCCAGCGTGCCGATCGCCCCGACCGCGAGGCCGCCGAGCCAGACCGGCCAGCGCCCCGTGAACACCGCCCGCAGCGGATCGGACCGCGTCGCCGGGCGCGCCCGCGGCTCCGGCTCCGCGACCGGCAGGTGCCGCAGCAGCACCCAGGCCAGGGCCGCGAGCAGGCCGAGCCCAGCCGCGAGGCTGCCCGCGTAGCCGAGATGGCGCGGCAGCCACAGCACCGGCACCTCGGACACGCTGGCGAGGTAGAGCGGGTTCCAGGTCGCGAATCCGAGGACGAAGCCGGCGCCCGTGCCGACGAGCGCGAAGGGCGCGGTCGGCGAGCCCTCGCCGAGGCGGTAGAGATGCGCGCTGATGCAGGAGCCCGATACCGCCATGCCGGCCCCGAACACCAAACCGGCCAGGACGAGCACCGGTCCGACCGGCCCGATATGCGCGTCCGGCGGCAGGCGCGTGCCGCCGGGGTCCGGCATCCAGGCGCCGAGGACGACCGCGTAGCCGGCAAGCCCTGCGGCGAGCGCCGCCAGGATGCCCAGCAGCCCGCGCGGGTCGCCCTCCACCAGGAAGTCCCGCCACTGGCAGTAGAAGCAGAACCGGCTGCGCTGCAGCACGAAGCCGAACAGCGCGCCGAAGGTGAGCGACAGGGCGAGCCGCGTCCCCCCGGGTTGCCCGGCGAGCCACCACGCCGCCGCCGCGAGAACCGCCGCGAGGCCGAGCGGCGCGAGCCGGCGCGGGAGCGCCCGCGCGGCGGAGCCGGCGGGCGCGTAGGGCCGGGGGAGGGGGGCCGCCCCCTCCGCGAGGCTGTCCGTCACTTGCCGCCCCAGACCGTCCCGGCGAGATTCACCACCGGCACGCCGACCGCGTTGCCGTACTCGGTCCAGGAGCCG is from Methylobacterium radiodurans and encodes:
- a CDS encoding YeeE/YedE family protein — translated: MTDSLAEGAAPLPRPYAPAGSAARALPRRLAPLGLAAVLAAAAWWLAGQPGGTRLALSLTFGALFGFVLQRSRFCFYCQWRDFLVEGDPRGLLGILAALAAGLAGYAVVLGAWMPDPGGTRLPPDAHIGPVGPVLVLAGLVFGAGMAVSGSCISAHLYRLGEGSPTAPFALVGTGAGFVLGFATWNPLYLASVSEVPVLWLPRHLGYAGSLAAGLGLLAALAWVLLRHLPVAEPEPRARPATRSDPLRAVFTGRWPVWLGGLAVGAIGTLAYLRVGPLGVTAEIGGRARQAAGSLGLLPERLEGLDSFRGCATAVRDAVLTPNGLFIGGLVLASFAAALAAGQFRPARPTGGQVLRGLVGGALLGWGAMTGLGCSVGTLLSGIMAGAVSGWVFGLAMFAGAGLTLGLGRRTGLLA